A single region of the Garra rufa chromosome 6, GarRuf1.0, whole genome shotgun sequence genome encodes:
- the LOC141337250 gene encoding uncharacterized protein, which translates to MEWRIIIPVVCLIGILQLPGNAAQNPENSTSTNNTSLNNTTGTNQTTTTNQIATAASTNSTNTSTSAANTTATAPANIAKLNVVFKMNQTFNNNFNDLTHPDTKKLTETIISEVSPFYRKRFKNFLRMTVKKLSPGSIVVDSEFEFDNTNNTSPNIKEAQSTLADAAKSGNLSIPVDATSINVTDIPTTNATVTTAASTNSTNTSTSAANTTVSTTAAPTTAPANIAKLNVVFKMNQIFNNNFKDLAHPDTKKLTETIISEVSPFYRKRFKNFLRMTVKKLSPGSIVVDSEFEFDNTNNTSPNITEAQSTLADAAKSGNLSIPVDATSINVTEIPTTNATVTTAASTNSPNTSTSAANTTVSTTAAPTTAPANIAKLNVVFRINQTFNETYSNLSHPDTKRLTETIINAISPFYMKRFKNFLRMLIKKLSPGSIVVDSEFEFDNTNNTSPNITEVQSTLADAAKSGNLSIPVDATSINVTEIPSTNATTVAANTSTTTSAATTSAGSAVAEYNITFKMNDNFNSELSNINSDTAKNLTTKISTEFGKAYKNFGSYIRTWVRKYKSGSTLFSPRSGSIDVDGVLEFNKTISTPPNATVLAKALVDYVKNNSALKIDTTSIRVTDSSGFTASKSPVLASMLTAFWMTLASLLLSAVMH; encoded by the exons ATGGAGTGGAGGATTATTATACCTGTTGTGTGTCTAATTG GAATCCTACAGCTGCCAGGAAATGCTGCTCAGAATCCCGAGAACTCCACCAGCACCAACAACACCTCTCTCAACAATACTACTG GTACAAATCAAACGACAACTACAAATCAAATTGCAACTGCAGCTTCAACTAATTCAACAAATACTTCAACTTCGGCTGCAAATACAACAGCCACTGCACCAGCTAATATTGCAAAACTGAATGTAGTGTTCAAAATGAATCAAACCTTCAATAACAACTTCAACGATCTCACTCATCCTGACACCAAAAAGCTGACAGAAACCATCATCAGTGAG GTTTCTCCATTTTACAGAAAGCGTTTTAAGAACTTCTTACGCATGACTGTTAAAAAACTCAG TCCGGGCTCCATTGTGGTGGATTCTGAGTTTGAGTTTGACAACACAAACAACACTAGTCCTAATATCAAAGAAGCCCAAAGCACCCTTGCTGATGCAGCCAAAAGTGGAAATTTGAGCATTCCAGTTGATGCTACATCCATCAATGTTACTGATATTCCAACAACCAATG CAACTGTGACAACTGCAGCTTCAACTAATTCAACAAATACTTCAACTTCGGCTGCAAATACAACAGTTTCTACAACAGCTGCACCAACCACTGCACCAGCTAATATTGCAAAACTGAATGTAGTGTTCAAAATGAATCAAATCTTCAATAACAACTTCAAGGATCTCGCTCATCCTGACACCAAAAAGCTGACAGAAACCATCATCAGTGAG GTTTCTCCATTTTACAGAAAGCGTTTTAAGAACTTCTTACGCATGACTGTTAAAAAACTCAG TCCGGGCTCCATTGTGGTGGATTCTGAGTTTGAGTTTGACAACACAAACAACACTAGTCCTAATATCACAGAAGCCCAAAGCACCCTTGCTGATGCAGCCAAAAGTGGAAATTTGAGCATTCCAGTTGATGCTACATCCATCAATGTTACTGAAATTCCAACAACCAATG CAACTGTGACAACTGCAGCTTCAACTAATTCACCAAATACTTCAACTTCGGCTGCAAATACAACAGTTTCTACAACAGCTGCACCAACCACTGCACCAGCTAATATTGCAAAACTGAATGTAGTGTTCAGAATTAATCAAACCTTTAATGAGACCTACTCCAATCTCTCTCATCCTGACACCAAACGGCTGACAGAAACCATCATCAATGCG ATTTCTCCATTTTACATGAAGCGTTTTAAGAACTTCCTACGCATGTTAATTAAAAAACTCAG TCCGGGCTCCATTGTGGTGGATTCTGAGTTTGAGTTTGACAACACAAACAACACTAGTCCTAATATCACAGAAGTCCAAAGCACTCTTGCTGATGCAGCCAAAAGTGGAAATTTGAGCATTCCAGTTGATGCTACATCCATCAATGTTACTGAAATTCCATCAACCAATG CAACAACTGTGGCAGCTAATACTTCAACTACAACTTCAGCTGCAACAACCTCGGCAGGCTCTGCTGTTGCAGAGTATAATATAACCTTCAAAATGAATGATAATTTCAACAGTGAACTATCAAATATTAATTCGGATACAGCCAAAAATCTGACAACGAAGATCTCTACTGAG ttcGGGAAAGCTTACAAAAATTTTGGGAGCTACATTCGCACATGGGTTCGGAAGTACAA GAGTGGCTCAACATTGTTCTCTCCCAGGAGTGGCTCCATTGACGTAGACGGTGTACTTGAATTCAACAAAACCATCTCTACTCCTCCTAACGCAACCGTACTGGCTAAAGCCCTTGTTGATTatgttaaaaataattcagcattaaaaatcgatACAACATCTATCAGAGTGACAGACTCCAGCGGATTCACTG cgaGCAAGTCTCCAGTCTTGGCTAGCATGCTCACAGCTTTCTGGATGACCCTAGCATCACTTCTGTTGTCAGCTGTGATGCACTAA